The window AACCGCCATTGACCCGATCGGTCCCCTGGTAAGGGAACGGTAAAGCGACCTCGGTCGTTCAATGGGGCATGACAGCTATGACCCCCGGCTCGAACATCCCACTCCCCGTCGCCCGCGTGACGGTGGACGTCACCGCCCCGGTGCGGCTAGACGTATCGGGCCTGCTGCTCACCGCCGACGGCAAGGTGCGCTCGGACGACGACTTCATCTTCTACAACCAGCCCACAGGGCCGGGCGTGACCTACCGCTCCGGCGGCGGCACGGCCCCGGACGCGATCACGGTCGACACCGCCGCCGTCCCCCCGGGCATTGAGAAGATCGTCGTCACCGCCAGCCCGGACGCCCCCGGCCAGACCTTCCAGGGCGTCGAACCGACGGCGACCATCCGCAGCGCCGACGACAACAACGTCCTGGCCACCTTCACCCCGCCCCAGCTCGGCACCGAGACCGCACTGGTCATCGTGGAGATCTACCTCCGCAACGGCGCCTGGAAGGCCCGAGCGGTAGGCCAGGGCTACGCCAACGGCCTGGCGGGCATCGCCACGGACTTCGGCGTAACGGTCGAGGAACCGACCCCCGCTCCGGCCGCCGCCCCCGTTGCCCCGCCCCAGCCCACCATGCAGCCCCCGGTCACCCCGCCCGCCCCGCAGATGGCCACGCCCCCGCCCCCGGCGGCACCCCCCGCCCCGGCACCGGGCGCGGGAAAGATCAACCTCGACAAGGGCCGCGTCAGCCTCCAGAAGAACCAGACCGTCTCGCTCATCAAGGGCGGCCGCCCCCTGCTCTCCCAGGTCAAGATGGGCCTCGGCTGGGAGCCGGCGTACCGCGGCAAGGACATCGACCTGGACGCCTCGGTCATCGCCTACGGCCCGCAGCGCAACCACATCGACAGCTGCTACTTCGGCAAGCTCCAGATCGTGAACGGCGCGATCCGCCACTCCGGCGACAACCTCACCGGCGAGGGCGGGGGCGACGACGAGGTCATCACCGTCGACCTCGGCCGCCTTCCCCAGGACGTCACCGGCCTGGTCTTCACCGTGAACTCCTTCTCCGGTCAGAAGTTCACGGAGGTCGCGAAGGCCTACTGCCGCCTCCTCGACGGCACCACCGGTGAGGAACTGGTCCGCTTCGACCTGACCTCCGCCGAACCCCAGACCGGCGTGATGATGGCCAAGCTGATCAAGCAGTTCTCCGGCGAGTGGGAGATGACGGCCATGGGCGACTTCGTCAAGTCCCGCACGGTCCGCGGAATGGTGAAGCCCGCGGCCCAGTCGCTGTAAGCGACCCCCGACAGCTCCGGGACGCCCCCGATCCAGGGGGCGCCCGGCGCCGTTCAGGATTCAAGCCATGGCCAATCGCCGGCGATCCCCCGCTCCAGCAGCGGCACCATCCGGAACGCCGCATCCGACAGACCGCCGAACGTATGCCGGTTCCCCTCCCCCGACGGGCCGTGGCCCGCGCGGTAGCCGGCGAGGTTCCAGGTGTAGACCGGGATGTCGGCCGGGACCTGCTCGGTCGGGCCGCCGTGGCGGTTGTGCGCGTACTGCTCGTCCGTGACGATC of the Streptomyces sp. NBC_00287 genome contains:
- a CDS encoding TerD family protein; the protein is MTPGSNIPLPVARVTVDVTAPVRLDVSGLLLTADGKVRSDDDFIFYNQPTGPGVTYRSGGGTAPDAITVDTAAVPPGIEKIVVTASPDAPGQTFQGVEPTATIRSADDNNVLATFTPPQLGTETALVIVEIYLRNGAWKARAVGQGYANGLAGIATDFGVTVEEPTPAPAAAPVAPPQPTMQPPVTPPAPQMATPPPPAAPPAPAPGAGKINLDKGRVSLQKNQTVSLIKGGRPLLSQVKMGLGWEPAYRGKDIDLDASVIAYGPQRNHIDSCYFGKLQIVNGAIRHSGDNLTGEGGGDDEVITVDLGRLPQDVTGLVFTVNSFSGQKFTEVAKAYCRLLDGTTGEELVRFDLTSAEPQTGVMMAKLIKQFSGEWEMTAMGDFVKSRTVRGMVKPAAQSL